attcACAATTCACAATTCATTTCCGCCAAAAACATGGAATAACAGACAGACAGACACAATCACAGAATAACAGACAGACacaatcacaaattcacaattcACAATTCACAATTCATTTGAGCTGTTTAACACTTGATctgtgtgatcaagtgttggctgcctcattaaaaacctttctaggtaaaaactcacccttgtgagaaaACCCTAGGAAGGGAAAAATAGTACAGCCAGCTCATGCTCATTGTTTCAATTCAACATTACAAAGAGTTTGAGACACACACAGACACAAAACATTACAACATCTAATGAACAACTGGCCAAGCTCCATGctccaacaggcaacaggcaATCAGGCATTCAAAGTCAAGTCTCCAAGTCCAACAGCAACAGGCAACAGCCAACATACAACAGGCTTCACTCTTCAGGACTTCAGGTTGCTCCTGGTCCTGGGGTAGGCCTGGAGGTGCACAAGCACAAGTGCACAACAGGGCAACATTAGCTATTAGTGTTTGCAATTCAAAGAATTTAACAAGATGAGTATCACTTACTGACTAGGAGTAGCTTGGCCTTCATCCATGTCTGGGTAGGGGCTTTTGTAAGTTTCCTCTAGTTCATTGACCTCCTTCTCAATATCATGTTGGGCCCTTgcatctcccaactcccaatcctTGAGGCAGGTCAGCATCTCCACCGTCTCAGGTAGCAACCGTCGGCGCCGCTCCTCAATCACCCTACCAGTTAGACTAAAACAAGATTCCGAAGAAACAGTGGAAACTGGAACAGACATAACATCTTTAGCAAGTATGGACAAAATAGGATAGGATAGcttgtgctcatgccaccaactaagtatgttgaagtcatcatcaTAGCAAGAAATAGTATCACTGTCCAGGTAGGATGACAGCTCTGAAGCAGGAGATATAGGAGGTGTAGATGAAAGAACAGGAGAACCACATGTACCAGGACcaccaaagatcttaccccatGCTGTTCTTTTCTTACCAGTAGCAGCTGAAGGTTGAGCGGGCCTTTGCGATCgaactgcaccaaacttgttttCATACTTGTTAAACAACTTATGTAATTGAGTTCTTACCTCAGTGAAATAAGAAGAGTAATCAACACCAACTGTTTGagaaagaagttggagaacattatgaaaacctctcaccttggctctaggatccaaaatgaatgcaaaGGAATACAACAGAGGTATGTGCTGCCAATACTTGAGAAACTTAAGCTTCATGGGAACAACAATATTTCTGAGCAATGGATCAGAATCTTGGCCATGCAAATGGCCAGCAATctcaataatatgatgcaacatcaaaggactcgtaggatagtaaacaccagataAAGCAACAGTGGAATCATAAAACATTTCAAGGAACAGCAAAATTTTCTCAGCAATTACCCAATGGTTTTCAGTCAGAAGTGGCTGGCCATTGTGCACATAATGAGCAGAAATAAAGACAGAAAAGACATTCttatatggtagtagatgtttgagcatgagatatgtagaattccatTTCACATCCATATCTAAACCAAACTTACGAGGGCGTACCCCCTTGAGAATGCAGAAGTTATGGAAAGCTGCAATGCGTTGATTAGAAGAGTTCAAAAAAGAGATTGCAGTCCTAAAAGCCTCAAGATAAGCCTTGATCCTCTTCAAACCAGACTTGACTATGAGATTGATAATATGACATGCACAACGTTGATGCAAAAGACCAACAAGTGCtttatcagaatcagaatcagaatcaagaggttcaggatctggacctagataaccaacaaatttgggaataagtgtggacatggcagaagtattagcagaagcattgtcaagtgtgatagagaaaattttatCCTGTAAACCAAACTCAGAAACAACTTGTTCAATACGCTCAGCAATGTTAACACCAGAATGGGAGCAATCAATCAACCTAAGAGCAATGACTCTcttctctaattcccaatcagcagaaacaaaatgtgcaacaacactaaggTAGTCCTCCTTGGCATTCCCTgaccaaatatcagaagtaAGACAAACAGAAGAAACATGAGACTTCAAAGTATCAACAAGAGAAAGACGACGCTCGTCAAAGAACTTGGCAAGATCTCTAGAAGTGGTCTGTTTAGAAACTTTAGCAAA
This portion of the Setaria viridis chromosome 7, Setaria_viridis_v4.0, whole genome shotgun sequence genome encodes:
- the LOC140223348 gene encoding zinc finger BED domain-containing protein RICESLEEPER 2-like, translated to MDENYTINDDLRACGLPGDDEDDVAAGAVPLVGSSAAPVNVDAAGAGGTIPPSTPSSTPSSTPTTSTGTSVRKGKRRSAAWNDFEELFQEGANGKKVRYAAKCRHCSHILTGRSCAGTGHLLRHQKMCLAKQNHSSLVQSHLQFHSDGSIINWEYKPDLARKELCRLIARLDLPLGFGETEAFVEYIQRAHNPRFAKVSKQTTSRDLAKFFDERRLSLVDTLKSHVSSVCLTSDIWSGNAKEDYLSVVAHFVSADWELEKRVIALRLIDCSHSGVNIAERIEQVVSEFGLQDKIFSITLDNASANTSAMSTLIPKFVGYLGPDPEPLDSDSDSDKALVGLLHQRCACHIINLIVKSGLKRIKAYLEAFRTAISFLNSSNQRIAAFHNFCILKGVRPRKFGLDMDVKWNSTYLMLKHLLPYKNVFSVFISAHYVHNGQPLLTENHWVIAEKILLFLEMFYDSTVALSGVYYPTSPLMLHHIIEIAGHLHGQDSDPLLRNIVVPMKLKFLKYWQHIPLLYSFAFILDPRAKVRGFHNVLQLLSQTVGVDYSSYFTEVRTQLHKLFNKYENKFGAVRSQRPAQPSAATGKKRTAWGKIFGGPGTCGSPVLSSTPPISPASELSSYLDSDTISCYDDDFNILSWWHEHKLSYPILSILAKDVMSVPVSTVSSESCFSLTGRVIEERRRRLLPETVEMLTCLKDWELGDARAQHDIEKEVNELEETYKSPYPDMDEGQATPSQ